A window of the Pristis pectinata isolate sPriPec2 chromosome 27, sPriPec2.1.pri, whole genome shotgun sequence genome harbors these coding sequences:
- the LOC127583739 gene encoding V-set and immunoglobulin domain-containing protein 2-like isoform X1: MLRRLTLIFSSILFTPYFDAVQSIYVTTSQPYVTVNIGNNATLDCSYKTRVGDQFSLEWRFTPGPNENVPAEKILYYTDGTAYKLGPQANRIKLVDQEPTKGDASIIILNTKSSDTGRYSCDINNPPDFTGPTEAFVNLIVQVPPSIPKCKVIGKPYIGNNITLSCISTVGRPTPMYKWSEVRSATATSSPRIMVKAVDSKKGTLLLRNLTMKDSGIYRCVSFNVLGEKSCQLVLSVTVNNEVGVIVGALFGTLVALLLIAVVAYHLIHRKKKKSKDHHTGHELREDAVAPGKETNSHLLASAHNEGTRSNSMNSKYNIVV, translated from the exons ATGCAGTACAATCAATATATGTCACAACAAGTCAGCCGTATGTGACAGTAAACATCGGCAACAATGCTACCCTTGACTGCAGTTACAAAACGCGTGTTGGTGACCAGTTCTCCCTTGAATGGCGATTTACACCAGGCCCAAATGAAAATGTACCAGCAGAGAAG ATTCTTTACTATACTGATGGAACAGCGTATAAACTTGGCCCTCAAGCCAATAGAATCAAACTGGTTGATCAGGAACCGACTAAGGGAGATGCTTctattataattttaaacaccaagTCATCAGACACTGGCAGGTATTCCTGTGACATCAACAATCCTCCTGACTTTACTGGACCCACTGAGGCATTTGTCAATTTAATAGTGCAAG TACCACCATCGATTccaaagtgcaaagtgattggaAAACCGTACATCGGAAACAACATTACATTGTCCTGCATCTCAACAGTGGGTCGCCCGACACCCATGTACAAATGGTCAGAGGTCCGCTCTGCCACTGCGACATCTTCACCAAGAATCATGGTAAAAG CAGTGGATTCCAAAAAGGGTACATTGCTTCTGAGGAATCTTACAATGAAGGATTCAGGAATCTACAGATGTGTGTCATTCAATGTCCTTGGGGAAAAATCATGCCAGCTGGTTCTGTCAGTCACAG TGAACAATGAGGTTGGAGTGATTGTTGGAGCTCTGTTTGGCACCCTTGTGGCTCTCCTTCTGATTGCCGTCGTTGCATACCACTTAATTCATCGCAAGAAGAAGAAGTCCAAGGATCACCACACGGGACACGAATTGAG AGAGGATGCGGTGGCTCCAGGGAAAGAAACAAATTCCCATTTATTGGCGTCTGCACACAATGAAGGAACCAGGTCAAACAGTATGAACTCAAAGTACAACATCGTTGTGTGA
- the LOC127583739 gene encoding V-set and immunoglobulin domain-containing protein 2-like isoform X2 has product MLRRLTLIFSSILFTPYFDAVQSIYVTTSQPYVTVNIGNNATLDCSYKTRVGDQFSLEWRFTPGPNENVPAEKILYYTDGTAYKLGPQANRIKLVDQEPTKGDASIIILNTKSSDTGRYSCDINNPPDFTGPTEAFVNLIVQVPPSIPKCKVIGKPYIGNNITLSCISTVGRPTPMYKWSEVRSATATSSPRIMVKVDSKKGTLLLRNLTMKDSGIYRCVSFNVLGEKSCQLVLSVTVNNEVGVIVGALFGTLVALLLIAVVAYHLIHRKKKKSKDHHTGHELREDAVAPGKETNSHLLASAHNEGTRSNSMNSKYNIVV; this is encoded by the exons ATGCAGTACAATCAATATATGTCACAACAAGTCAGCCGTATGTGACAGTAAACATCGGCAACAATGCTACCCTTGACTGCAGTTACAAAACGCGTGTTGGTGACCAGTTCTCCCTTGAATGGCGATTTACACCAGGCCCAAATGAAAATGTACCAGCAGAGAAG ATTCTTTACTATACTGATGGAACAGCGTATAAACTTGGCCCTCAAGCCAATAGAATCAAACTGGTTGATCAGGAACCGACTAAGGGAGATGCTTctattataattttaaacaccaagTCATCAGACACTGGCAGGTATTCCTGTGACATCAACAATCCTCCTGACTTTACTGGACCCACTGAGGCATTTGTCAATTTAATAGTGCAAG TACCACCATCGATTccaaagtgcaaagtgattggaAAACCGTACATCGGAAACAACATTACATTGTCCTGCATCTCAACAGTGGGTCGCCCGACACCCATGTACAAATGGTCAGAGGTCCGCTCTGCCACTGCGACATCTTCACCAAGAATCATGGTAAAAG TGGATTCCAAAAAGGGTACATTGCTTCTGAGGAATCTTACAATGAAGGATTCAGGAATCTACAGATGTGTGTCATTCAATGTCCTTGGGGAAAAATCATGCCAGCTGGTTCTGTCAGTCACAG TGAACAATGAGGTTGGAGTGATTGTTGGAGCTCTGTTTGGCACCCTTGTGGCTCTCCTTCTGATTGCCGTCGTTGCATACCACTTAATTCATCGCAAGAAGAAGAAGTCCAAGGATCACCACACGGGACACGAATTGAG AGAGGATGCGGTGGCTCCAGGGAAAGAAACAAATTCCCATTTATTGGCGTCTGCACACAATGAAGGAACCAGGTCAAACAGTATGAACTCAAAGTACAACATCGTTGTGTGA